A genomic window from Trichomycterus rosablanca isolate fTriRos1 unplaced genomic scaffold, fTriRos1.hap1 scaffold_196, whole genome shotgun sequence includes:
- the LOC134306508 gene encoding trichohyalin-like, with translation MKEVFKGRGESPVAESLQCSAEKWAFHAARLRLGAEGKSPDPGSLRIVLIGKTGNGKSASGNTILGREEFQCDVSMKSVTKNCQKGFGEVEGKTIAVVDTPGLFDTTLSNEEAIEEIVKCISLSAPGPHAFVIVLSVGRITQEELKTLSLIKKMFGTEAAKFTIVLFTHGDDLKKLTLKEFIQKSDNRSIDKLIRDCGERVHVFNNEKENDRTQVHDLIRMIEEMIKSDRNNYFTNEMFEAAENSIQQKQQEILKEKEEQMQAEKEALRYKYEEELEKIRKSMETEKEKLEQERREREKVFKEKEEALRREFEKKEEEEKEKRRLEDLRRSEEDEQQKAENDRMLKEMRKEMENQNATFLKQQAEKDEEDRRRAEREKIERERFEHEQKEAMEKLQIRQQEEIKKKDEEEQKRRKEQDEEQENWKRKMKEAENDKKEIKDEIQRKLREQEMEWKEKMRASEEEHKTTKEKHDKEVKEQEEKQKQMRRNFKKEKEDERHKREEEREQLKEAERREREQREREYEEYKLKLKKEYEERERIRKEEWERRTSEDNERREEDRQRIKRLKEEIERERQEEIKRREKEDRDRREKEEREREGMKKNYEKKELDMKSKYEDEARRQAEQFSDVKARLEELITKHEEDYKLLSDLYYGTHQFEQSKEETKGGLLKLIQSKCTIA, from the exons ATGAAGGAAGTGTTTAAAGGGAGAGGAGAGAGTCCCGTAGCTGAATCACTTCAATGTTCCGCTGAGAAGTGGGCTTTCCATGCTGCAAGACTTCGCTTAG gtgCTGAGGGTAAATCACCTGATCCTGGGAGTCTGAGAATTGTTCTTATTGGAAAAACAGGAAATGGGAAAAGTGCATCAGGAAACACCATCCTTGGAAGAGAAGAATTTCAGTGTGATGTCAGCATGAAATCTGTGACAAAAAATTGCCAGAAGGGATTTGGAGAAGTTGAGGGCAAAACCATTGCTGTTGTTGATACTCCAGGACTTTTTGACACCACATTGTCAAATGAAGAAGCAATTGAAGAAATAGTAAAATGTATCTCACTCTCTGCTCCTGGACCTCATGCCTTTGTCATTGTGTTAAGTGTAGGAAGAATCACACAGGAAGAGCTGAAGACTTTGAGTTTGATCAAGAAAATGTTTGGTACTGAGGCAGCAAAGTTCACCATAGTGCTGTTTACACATGGAGATGATCTGAAAAAACTGACTCTTAAAGAGTTTATCCAAAAAAGTGATAATAGAAGCATAGATAAACTAATCAGGGACTGTGGTGAAAGAGTTCACGTGTTCAATAATGAAAAAGAGAACGATCGTACACAAGTCCATGATCTTATTAGAATGATAGAAGAAATGATAAAGTCCGACAGAAACAATTACTTTACAAACGAGATGTTTGAGGCGGCAGAAAATTCCATCCAGCAgaaacaacaagaaatactgaAAGAGAAGGAGGAACAGATGCAGGCTGAAAAAGAAGCTCTGAGATACAAATATGAAGAAGAACTGGAGAAGATAAGGAAGAGTATggagacagagaaagaaaagctGGAACAAGAGAGACGTGAAAGAGAAAAAGTGTTTAAGGAAAAGGAAGAAGCACTGAGACGAGAGTTtgagaaaaaagaagaagaagaaaaggagAAACGGAGGCTGGAGGACCTAAGAAGATCAGAAGAGGATGAACAACAAAAGGCAGAGAATGATCGCATGTTgaaggagatgaggaaggaaaTGGAAAACCAAAATGCTACATTTCTCAAGCAGCAAGCTGAAAAAGACGAGGAGGACCGGAGGAGAGCAGAAAGAGAAAAAATCGAGAGGGAACGTTTTGAACATGAACAAAAAGAAGCAATGGAGAAACTACAAATCAGACAACAAGAAGAGATTAAAAAGAAAGACGAGGAAGaacaaaagagaagaaaagaacaagatGAAGAACAGGAAAACTGGAAGAGGAAAATGAAGGAGGCAGAAAATGATAAAAAggagataaaagatgaaattcAGAGAAAACTGAGAGAACAGGAGATGGAATGGAAGGAGAAGATGAGAGCAAGCGAAGAAGAACACAAGACAACGAAAGAGAAACAtgataaagaagtaaaagaacaggaagaaaaacaaaaacaaatgagaaGAAACTTTAAGAAGGAAAAAGAAGATGAAAGACATAAAAGAGAAGAGGAAAGAGAACAACTGAAAGAAGCagaaagaagagaaagagaGCAGAGAGAGCGAGAGTATGAGGAATACAAACTAAAACTGAAGAAAGAGTATGAAGAACGAGAAAGAATTAGAAAAGAAGAGTGGGAGAGAAGAACCAGTGAGGACAATGAGAGAAGAGAAGAAGACAGGCAGAGGATAAAAAGACTAAAAGAGGAAattgagagagaaagacaggaaGAGATCAAGAGAAGAGAGAAAGAAGACAGAGACAGAAGAGAGAAAGAAGAACGAGAGCGTGAGGGAATGAAAAAGAACTACGAGAAGAAAGAGCTGGACATGAAGAGCAAATATGAAGATGAGGCTAGAAGACAAGCTGAGCAATTTAGTGATGTTAAAGCTCGGCTGGAAGAACTGATTACCAAGCACGAGGAGGATTATAAACTTCTCAGTGATCTGTACTACGGTACACATCAGTTCGAACAGAGCAAGGAGGAGACAAAAGGGGGATTACTTAAGCTTATACAAAGCAAATGTACTATTGCCTAA
- the LOC134306507 gene encoding GTPase IMAP family member 8-like codes for MVLAPFLFTLYTADFMYRSPDCHLRKFSDDSAIVGLINNDEDSEYRGLIQDFVDWCLQNHLQLNVDQRTGGGFPQVQIHLATVCELRIVLLGKNLSDTSTVGNFILGRDAFQTEVPPHSVDLHSERARGDVEGRYITIINSPHLFKQNLSQHQLNLLINECIYLADPGPHVIILVVQPDDFTEADRNRMNSIFSAVSDEVYRHTMVLTLETMELGTSVDPPEETAVQKITADCNKRHLVFNRCSHDDLLQMIDVIVKMNGESLTWEEFQDPVIDLKIYEQHAGLEEHREEHVQTSTESKLRIVLLEKSLQNTSTVQSLIQDNYQTNVPPCSADQHSVSAKEMVEGGRFTFINPPLLYDPERSQEKVIQSVEECLSRSHPGPHVFIILVQSYSFTEEERMRLISILNCFSDKALHYSILISTDIKDFSFKGMSGAFQKLKENCPTKYHKLKELQKKKNCVLQLFKEIEILVKKNGGHLTCESDKNVRNILFPIDDEFTTQKMKTKRSIMGKVKENVPEKVSTLPVLNLVLCGSDELKSSISDLILKQTELISDPRSECFMRKGVVSGYQVTLVETPALYDTQLSEEEVMRETLQCVSLCNPGVHAFIIIIPVGPLQDEDKAEIKLIQRIFSSRMNDHTIVLFSNSNTDETAAINFIKQSSETEELLSMCSGRYIMLQKTESERLQQVPALLDQVKKMATTNKFYSLLMYVEAQKDRVKQELENKLAEMEEKIKQLQKHQQQTCE; via the exons ATGGTCTTGGCAccattcctcttcaccctgtacacggctGACTTCATGTACAGATCACCGGACTGTCACCTCCGGAAGTTCTCTGATGACTCAGCGATTGTCGGACTTATAAACAATGACGAGGACAGCGAGTACAGAGGACTGATTCAGGACTTCGTGGACTGGTGTCTGCAGAATCACCTCCAGTTAAACGTGGACCAAAgaactggtggtggatttccgcaGGTGCAGATCCACCTTGCCACCG TGTGTGAGCTAAGGATCGTTCTACTGGGAAAGAATCTTTCAGACACAAGCACAGTGGGAAACTTCATCCTGGGCAGAGATGCATTTCaaactgaagttcctccacattcTGTAGATCTGCACAGTGAGAGGGCCAGAGGAGATGTGGAAGGAAGATACATCACCATCATCAATTCTCCTCATCTTTTTAAGCAGAACCTCTCACAGCATCAGCTAAACCTGCTTATTAACGAGTGTATATATCTGGCTGATCCTGGACCTCATGTGATCATCCTGGTTGTACAGCCAGATGATTTCACTGAAGCAGACAGAAACAGAATGAATAGTATCTTCTCAGCTGTATCTGATGAGGTCTATAGACACACCATGGTGCTCACTCTGGAAACCATGGAACTGGGCACCAGTGTAGATCCACCTGAGGAGACTGCAGTGCAGAAGATCACTGCTGACTGCAACAAGAGACATTTAGTGTTTAATAGATGCAGTCATGATGATCTTttgcagatgattgatgtgatAGTGAAGATGAATGGTGAGAGCCTTAcctgggaggaatttcaggaTCCTGTAATTGATTTAAAGATCTATGAACAACATGCAGGCTTAGAAGAACACAGAGAAGAGCATGTTCAAACCAGTACTG AGTCTAAGCTAAGGATTGTGTTGTTGGAGAAGAGTCTACAGAACACCAGCACAGTGCAAAGTTTAATCCAAGACAACTATCAGACCAACGTTCCTCCTTGTTCAGCAGATCAGCACAGTGTAAGTGCTAAAGAAATGGTGGAGGGAGGACGATTTACTTTCATAAACCCACCTCTTCTCTATGATCCAGAACGTTCTCAAGAGAAAGTGATTCAGAGTGTGGAAGAGTGTCTGTCTCGTTCTCATCCAGGACCTCATGTGTTTATAATTCTGGTACAATCATACAGCTTTACAGAGGAGGAACGAATGCGCCTGATCTCCATACTGAACTGCTTCAGTGACAAAGCTCTACACTATTCCATTCTGATCAGTACAGACATTAAAGATTTTAGTTTTAAGGGAATGTCTGGTGCGTTTCAGAAGCTAAAGGAAAACTGTCCTACAAAGTATCACAAACTTAAAGAGTTACAGAAGAAGAAAAATTGTGTTTTACAGCTTTTTAAGGAAATCGAAATATTGGTTAAAAAGAATGGAGGCCATCTTACATGTGAAAGTGATAAAAATGTGAGGAACATTTTGTTCCCAATAGATGATGAATTTACAACACAAAAAATGAAGACTAAACGAAGTATAATGGGAAAGGTTAAAGAAAATG TACCAGAAAAAGTCTCTACATTACCAGTGTTGAACTTGGTGCTGTGTGGAAGTGATGAACTCAAATCTTCTATATCAGATCTCATTCTGAAGCAGACAGAACTGATATCAGATCCCAGATCAGAGTGTTTTATGAGGAAGGGTGTGGTGAGTGGATACCAGGTCACACTGGTAGAGACTCCAGCTCTTTATGACACTCAGCTCTCAGAAGAGGAAGTGATGCGAGAGACTCTTCAGTGTGTATCTCTTTGTAATCCTGGAGTTCATgctttcatcatcatcatacctGTTGGTCCACTTCAGGATGAAGATAAAGCAGAAATCAAGCTGATCCAGAGGATCTTCAGCTCCAGAATGAATGACCACACCATCGTCCTCTTCAGCAACAGTAACACTGATGAAACTGCAGCAATAAACTTTATTAAACAAAGTTCAGAAACAGAAGAACTTCTCAGCATGTGCAGTGGTAGATACATCATGTTACAGAAAACAGAGAGTGAAAGACTCCAGCAGGTACCAGCTCTGTTGGATCAAGTAAAGAAGATGGCGACTACCAACAAGTTTTATTCTCTCCTGATGTACGTTGAAGCACAAAAAGACAGAGTTAAACAAGAACTAGAGAACAAACTGGCTGAGATGGAGGAGAAAATCAAGCAGCTACAGAAACATCAACAGCAAACATGTGAGtag